One part of the Streptomyces sp. AM 2-1-1 genome encodes these proteins:
- a CDS encoding ferrochelatase, with amino-acid sequence MSDLRDPAPYDALLLLSFGGPEGPDDVVPFLQNVTRGRGIPEERLKEVGKHYFLFDGVSPINGQNRDLLEALREDFAAHGLDLPVHWGNRNWAPYLTDTLREMTRAGHRRILTLATSAYASYSGCRQYRENLAEALETLRAEGLTVPRVDKLRHYFNHPGFVGPMTDGVLASLASLTDEERAGAHLAFTTHSIPVSAADTSGPEEAHGDGGAYVAEHLDVARVIVEAVRERTGVTYPWRLVYQSRSGAPHIPWLEPDICDHLETLHGDGVPAVVMVPIGFVSDHMEVLYDLDTEATAKAAELGLPVRRSATVGADPRFAAAVRDLVLERAATEQGYRVDRCALGALGPSHDLCPVGCCPARAPKPAAAGADSPFA; translated from the coding sequence ATGTCCGATCTGCGCGACCCCGCTCCCTACGACGCCCTGCTGCTGCTCTCCTTCGGCGGCCCCGAAGGCCCGGACGACGTGGTTCCGTTCCTACAGAACGTCACCCGCGGCCGGGGCATCCCCGAGGAGCGGCTCAAGGAGGTCGGCAAGCACTACTTCCTCTTCGACGGCGTCAGCCCCATCAACGGGCAGAACCGGGACCTCCTCGAAGCCCTGCGGGAGGACTTCGCCGCCCACGGCCTGGACCTCCCGGTCCACTGGGGCAACCGCAACTGGGCCCCGTACCTGACCGACACCCTGCGGGAGATGACCCGGGCGGGCCACCGGCGCATCCTCACCCTCGCCACCAGCGCCTACGCCTCCTACTCCGGCTGCCGGCAGTACCGCGAGAACCTCGCCGAGGCGCTGGAGACCCTGCGGGCCGAGGGCCTGACGGTGCCCCGGGTGGACAAGCTGCGCCACTACTTCAACCACCCCGGCTTCGTCGGGCCCATGACCGACGGCGTCCTCGCCTCGCTCGCGAGCCTCACCGACGAGGAGCGCGCCGGAGCCCACCTGGCGTTCACCACGCACTCCATCCCCGTGTCGGCCGCAGACACCTCCGGCCCCGAGGAGGCCCACGGCGACGGGGGCGCCTACGTCGCCGAGCACCTCGACGTCGCCCGGGTGATCGTCGAAGCGGTGCGCGAGCGGACCGGCGTCACGTACCCCTGGCGGCTCGTCTACCAGTCGCGCAGCGGCGCCCCGCACATCCCGTGGCTGGAACCCGACATCTGCGACCACCTGGAGACGCTGCACGGCGACGGCGTGCCGGCGGTGGTGATGGTCCCCATCGGTTTCGTCTCCGACCACATGGAGGTCCTCTACGACCTCGACACCGAGGCCACGGCCAAGGCAGCCGAGCTCGGGCTGCCCGTCCGCCGGTCCGCCACCGTCGGAGCCGACCCCCGCTTCGCCGCCGCCGTCCGTGACCTCGTGCTGGAGCGCGCCGCCACCGAACAGGGGTACCGGGTGGACCGCTGCGCGCTCGGCGCCCTCGGCCCCTCGCACGACCTCTGCCCGGTCGGCTGCTGCCCGGCCAGGGCGCCGAAGCCGGCCGCCGCGGGCGCCGACAGCCCGTTCGCCTGA
- a CDS encoding PaaI family thioesterase, with translation MSGTSAALTPPADAVAPVRHAEAPAPGELLGSHYAQCFGCGGEQPHGLHLAARAGEGVSVSAEFTVRPEHQGAPGLAHGGVLAAALDETLGSLSWLLRVIAVTGRLETDFSLPVPVGTVLHLDARVVAVRGRKIYSTATGRIGGPEGPVAVRADALFVEVKVDHFIDHGRPDEIRAAMADPDQIKRARAFEVNP, from the coding sequence GTGAGTGGAACATCTGCAGCTCTGACACCCCCGGCCGACGCGGTGGCACCCGTGCGGCACGCCGAGGCGCCCGCGCCCGGTGAGCTCCTCGGCTCGCACTACGCACAGTGTTTCGGCTGCGGCGGCGAGCAGCCCCACGGCCTGCACCTCGCGGCCCGCGCCGGTGAGGGCGTGAGCGTGAGTGCCGAGTTCACCGTCCGGCCCGAGCACCAGGGCGCGCCCGGTCTGGCGCACGGCGGCGTGCTCGCCGCGGCGCTCGACGAGACGCTCGGCTCGCTGAGCTGGTTGCTGCGGGTCATCGCGGTCACCGGCCGGCTGGAGACCGACTTCTCGCTGCCCGTCCCGGTGGGGACCGTGCTGCACCTCGACGCACGGGTCGTCGCCGTGCGCGGCAGGAAGATCTACTCCACCGCCACGGGGCGGATCGGCGGTCCCGAGGGCCCCGTCGCAGTACGGGCCGACGCCCTCTTCGTCGAGGTGAAGGTCGACCACTTCATCGACCACGGCCGCCCCGACGAGATCCGTGCGGCGATGGCCGACCCCGACCAGATCAAGCGTGCCCGAGCCTTCGAGGTGAACCCGTGA
- a CDS encoding D-arabinono-1,4-lactone oxidase, which yields MTSTEARTVRTWRNWAGNVTARPVRQVAPASVEELAAAVRRAAEDGLRVKPVGTGHSFTAAAATDGVLVRPDLLTGIREIDRTAMTVTVEAGTPLKRLNAALAREGLSLTNMGDIMEQTVAGATSTGTHGTGRDSASIAAQIRALELVTADGSVLRCSEQENPEVFAVARIGLGALGVITAITFAVEPVFLLTAREEPMTFDAVTSRFDELVTENEHFEFYWFPHTGNCTTKRNNRSAGPTAPPGRISGWIEDELLSNGIFQVACSVGRAFPAAIPSIARISSRALSARTYTDIPYKVFTSPRRVRFVEMEYALPREAAVVALRELKAMVDASPLRISFPVEVRTAPADDIALSTASGRESAYIAVHLYRGTPHQAYFTAVERIMTAHGGRPHWGKVHTRDAAYLAQAYPRFGEFTAVRDRLDPDRLFGNDYLRRVLGD from the coding sequence ATGACCAGCACCGAGGCAAGGACCGTGCGAACGTGGCGCAACTGGGCGGGGAACGTCACCGCCCGGCCCGTACGGCAGGTCGCGCCCGCTTCCGTGGAAGAACTCGCCGCCGCCGTGCGCCGGGCCGCCGAGGACGGGCTGCGGGTGAAGCCGGTCGGCACCGGCCACTCGTTCACCGCCGCTGCCGCCACCGACGGGGTGCTCGTCCGCCCCGACCTGCTCACCGGGATCCGCGAGATCGACCGGACGGCGATGACGGTGACCGTCGAGGCCGGCACCCCGCTCAAGCGGCTCAACGCCGCTCTCGCCCGGGAGGGCCTCTCGCTCACCAACATGGGCGACATCATGGAGCAGACGGTCGCCGGGGCCACCTCCACCGGCACGCACGGCACCGGCCGGGACTCGGCGTCCATAGCCGCGCAGATACGGGCCCTGGAACTGGTCACCGCCGACGGCTCGGTGCTGCGCTGCTCCGAGCAGGAGAACCCCGAGGTCTTCGCGGTGGCGCGGATCGGGCTCGGGGCGCTGGGCGTGATCACCGCGATCACCTTCGCCGTGGAGCCGGTCTTCCTGCTGACCGCCCGCGAGGAGCCGATGACCTTCGACGCGGTCACCTCCCGTTTCGACGAACTGGTCACGGAGAACGAGCACTTCGAGTTCTACTGGTTCCCGCACACCGGGAACTGCACCACCAAGCGGAACAACCGCAGCGCCGGCCCCACCGCCCCGCCCGGCCGGATCAGCGGCTGGATCGAGGACGAACTCCTCTCCAACGGGATCTTCCAGGTGGCCTGCTCGGTGGGGCGCGCCTTCCCGGCGGCCATCCCCTCGATCGCCCGGATATCCAGCCGGGCGCTGTCCGCCCGTACGTACACCGACATCCCCTACAAGGTGTTCACCAGCCCCCGCCGGGTGCGCTTCGTGGAGATGGAGTACGCCCTTCCGCGCGAGGCGGCCGTGGTGGCGCTGCGGGAGCTCAAGGCGATGGTGGACGCCTCGCCGCTGCGGATCAGCTTCCCGGTGGAGGTCCGTACCGCTCCCGCCGACGACATCGCCCTCTCCACGGCGTCCGGCCGGGAGAGCGCGTACATCGCCGTCCACCTCTACCGGGGCACGCCCCACCAGGCGTACTTCACGGCCGTCGAGCGGATCATGACGGCGCACGGAGGCCGCCCGCACTGGGGGAAGGTGCACACCCGGGACGCCGCGTACCTCGCCCAGGCCTACCCGAGGTTCGGGGAGTTCACGGCCGTGCGCGACCGGCTGGACCCCGACCGGCTCTTCGGCAACGACTACCTGCGGCGTGTGCTGGGCGACTGA
- a CDS encoding ATP-binding protein codes for MATSSAPLPAPPKPTWDPKQHELTPPWLRPTIRIRLTLLYGGMFLIAGIVLLAIIYMLAAQALHDAGGPAFQVSGTNVRISSATCPQLAASQNNDQLNDAIKACTSSQRQHALDSLLNRALLALVGLSIIAFAFGYAMAGRVLSPLGKITRTARRVAGTDLSRRIELDGPDDELKELADTFDEMLDRLERAFTAQQRFVGNASHELRTPLAINRTLLEVHLSDPAAPPELQQLGKTLLATNERSEQLVEGLLLLARSENQIVERKPVDLAEVAERAIDQARAEAVQKGVEIRGERVSAVVQGNGVLLERIALNLVQNAVRYNAPAAGWVEVTTRLGPGQALLVVSNTGPVVPAYEIDNLFEPFRRLRTERTGSDKGVGLGLSIARSVARAHGGRIIAEPREGGGLVMRVTLPV; via the coding sequence ATGGCCACGTCCTCGGCGCCGCTGCCGGCGCCTCCCAAACCCACCTGGGACCCCAAGCAGCACGAGCTCACCCCGCCCTGGCTGCGTCCCACCATCCGTATACGGCTCACGCTCCTGTACGGCGGGATGTTCCTGATCGCGGGCATCGTGCTGCTCGCGATCATCTACATGCTGGCCGCGCAGGCGCTGCACGACGCGGGAGGCCCCGCCTTCCAGGTGTCCGGCACCAACGTCCGGATCTCCAGCGCGACCTGCCCGCAGCTCGCGGCCTCGCAGAACAACGACCAGCTCAACGACGCCATCAAGGCGTGCACCTCCTCCCAGCGCCAGCACGCGCTGGACAGCCTGCTGAACAGGGCCCTGCTGGCGCTGGTCGGCCTCAGCATCATCGCGTTCGCCTTCGGCTACGCGATGGCCGGCCGCGTCCTGTCGCCGCTCGGCAAGATCACCCGTACCGCCCGCAGGGTGGCCGGGACCGACCTGTCGCGCCGGATCGAGCTGGACGGCCCGGACGACGAGCTCAAGGAGCTCGCGGACACCTTCGACGAGATGCTGGACCGCCTGGAGCGCGCGTTCACCGCGCAGCAGCGGTTCGTCGGCAACGCCTCGCACGAGCTGCGGACCCCGTTGGCGATCAACCGCACCCTGCTGGAGGTCCACCTCTCCGACCCGGCGGCCCCGCCCGAGCTCCAGCAGCTGGGCAAGACACTGCTCGCCACCAACGAGCGGAGCGAGCAACTGGTGGAGGGCCTGCTGCTGCTGGCCCGGAGCGAGAACCAGATCGTCGAGCGGAAACCGGTCGACCTGGCCGAGGTCGCCGAGCGGGCCATCGACCAGGCGCGCGCGGAGGCCGTCCAGAAGGGTGTGGAGATCCGCGGCGAGCGCGTGTCGGCCGTCGTGCAGGGCAACGGGGTCCTGCTGGAGCGGATCGCCCTGAACCTCGTACAGAACGCGGTGCGCTACAACGCCCCGGCGGCGGGCTGGGTCGAGGTCACCACCCGGCTCGGACCGGGCCAGGCCCTCCTGGTGGTCTCGAACACGGGGCCGGTGGTCCCCGCGTACGAGATCGACAACCTCTTCGAACCCTTCCGCAGGCTCCGTACGGAGCGGACGGGGAGCGACAAGGGCGTGGGACTCGGCCTGTCGATCGCGAGATCCGTTGCGAGGGCCCACGGAGGCCGTATCATCGCGGAGCCCCGGGAGGGTGGCGGTCTCGTGATGCGCGTCACCCTGCCCGTCTGA
- the kdpF gene encoding K(+)-transporting ATPase subunit F → MTAENAVGLVVAVALLGYLVLALLYPERF, encoded by the coding sequence GTGACTGCCGAGAACGCCGTCGGCCTCGTCGTGGCCGTCGCCCTGCTGGGCTACCTCGTCCTCGCCCTCCTGTACCCGGAGAGGTTCTAG
- the kdpA gene encoding potassium-transporting ATPase subunit KdpA: MSPLLAGVLQVLALIVALGLAYRPLGDHMARVYSSDKHLRVEKWMYRAIGADPGTRMRWPAYLRGVLAFSAVSCLFLYLLQRAQGSLPGSLGFVSIDPDQAFNTAASFVANTNWQSYYGEQAMGHVVQTGGLAVQNFVSAAVGMAVAVALVRGFTRSRTGELGNFWADLVRGTVRILLPLAVAGALVLVACGVIQNFSGIHGVGQFLGGSQQWNGGAVASQEAIKELGTNGGGYFNANSAHPFENPDGFTNLFEVFLILLIPFAITRTFGRMAGSLRQGYAILGTMAVIWVTFTALMMWTEFAHHGPAFDLAGGATEGKENRFGVGGSSIFAVATTLTSTGAVDSFHSSYTGFGGGITLLGMQLGEIAPGGVGSGLYGMLVMAVIAVFLAGLMVGRTPEYLGKKIGTREIKLAACYILVTPTLALGFTAAAMALPTPGDSMTNTGAHGFSEILYAYTSGANNNGSAFAGLDADTQWFNTTIGLAMLLGRFVPMVFVLALAGSLAEQQPVPETTGTLSTHKPLFSGLLVGAIIIVTGLTYFPALALGPLAEGLAS; encoded by the coding sequence ATGAGCCCTCTCCTCGCCGGTGTGCTCCAGGTGCTCGCGCTGATCGTCGCGCTGGGCCTGGCCTACCGTCCCCTCGGCGACCACATGGCGCGCGTGTACTCCTCCGACAAGCACCTGCGCGTCGAGAAGTGGATGTACCGCGCCATCGGCGCCGACCCCGGCACCCGGATGCGCTGGCCCGCCTACCTGCGCGGCGTCCTCGCCTTCTCCGCGGTGAGCTGTCTCTTCCTCTACCTCCTCCAGCGGGCGCAGGGAAGCCTGCCCGGTTCTCTCGGCTTCGTGTCGATCGACCCGGACCAGGCGTTCAACACCGCGGCGTCCTTCGTCGCCAACACCAACTGGCAGTCCTACTACGGCGAGCAGGCCATGGGCCACGTCGTGCAGACCGGTGGCCTCGCGGTGCAGAACTTCGTCTCCGCCGCCGTCGGCATGGCCGTCGCGGTGGCTCTCGTACGCGGCTTCACCCGGTCCCGAACCGGTGAACTCGGCAACTTCTGGGCCGATCTGGTGCGCGGCACCGTCCGCATCCTGCTGCCCCTCGCGGTGGCCGGCGCCCTGGTGCTGGTTGCCTGCGGCGTCATCCAGAACTTCTCCGGCATCCACGGGGTCGGCCAGTTCCTGGGCGGCTCCCAGCAGTGGAACGGCGGCGCGGTCGCCTCGCAGGAGGCCATCAAGGAGCTGGGGACGAACGGCGGTGGCTACTTCAACGCCAACTCCGCCCACCCCTTCGAGAACCCCGACGGTTTCACCAACCTCTTCGAGGTCTTCCTGATCCTCCTCATCCCCTTCGCGATCACCCGCACCTTCGGGCGGATGGCCGGCTCGCTCCGGCAGGGGTACGCGATCCTCGGCACGATGGCCGTCATCTGGGTGACCTTCACCGCCCTGATGATGTGGACCGAATTCGCCCACCACGGTCCCGCGTTCGACCTCGCCGGCGGGGCGACGGAAGGCAAGGAGAATCGTTTCGGCGTCGGCGGGTCCTCGATCTTCGCGGTCGCCACCACCCTCACCTCCACCGGTGCGGTGGACTCGTTCCACTCCTCGTACACCGGCTTCGGCGGCGGCATCACCCTGCTGGGGATGCAACTCGGCGAGATCGCGCCCGGCGGCGTCGGATCCGGCCTCTACGGCATGCTGGTCATGGCGGTCATCGCGGTCTTCCTGGCCGGCCTGATGGTCGGTCGGACGCCGGAGTACCTCGGCAAGAAGATCGGCACCCGCGAGATCAAGCTCGCGGCCTGCTACATCCTCGTGACGCCGACCCTGGCGCTCGGCTTCACCGCTGCGGCGATGGCGCTGCCCACCCCCGGCGACTCCATGACCAACACGGGCGCCCACGGCTTCTCCGAGATCCTCTACGCCTACACCTCCGGCGCCAACAACAACGGCTCCGCCTTCGCCGGCCTCGACGCCGACACCCAGTGGTTCAACACCACCATCGGTCTCGCGATGCTGCTGGGGCGGTTCGTCCCCATGGTCTTCGTGCTGGCCCTGGCCGGCTCGCTCGCCGAGCAGCAGCCCGTACCGGAGACCACCGGCACCCTCAGCACCCACAAGCCGCTCTTCAGCGGGCTGCTGGTCGGCGCCATCATCATCGTCACCGGTCTGACCTACTTCCCCGCCCTCGCTCTGGGCCCGCTCGCCGAAGGACTGGCGTCATGA
- a CDS encoding response regulator transcription factor: MRVLVVEDEQLLADAVATGLRREAMAVDVVYDGAAALERVEVNDYDVVVLDRDLPLVHGDDVCRKIVELGMPTRVLMLTASGDVSDRVEGLELGADDYLPKPFAFSELTARVRALGRRTTVALPPVLERAGIKLDPNRREVFRGEQEIQLAPKEFAVLEVLMRSEGAVVSAEQLLEKAWDENTDPFTNVVRVTVMTLRRKLGEPPVIVTVPGSGYRI; the protein is encoded by the coding sequence GTGCGCGTACTCGTCGTGGAGGACGAGCAGCTGCTCGCCGACGCGGTGGCCACCGGGCTCCGCCGTGAGGCGATGGCCGTCGACGTGGTCTACGACGGAGCGGCGGCCCTGGAACGGGTCGAGGTCAACGACTACGACGTCGTGGTGCTCGACCGGGACCTCCCGCTCGTCCACGGGGACGACGTCTGCCGCAAGATCGTGGAGCTGGGCATGCCCACCCGGGTGCTCATGCTCACCGCCTCGGGGGACGTCAGCGACCGGGTCGAAGGGCTGGAGCTGGGAGCCGACGACTACCTCCCCAAGCCCTTCGCCTTCAGCGAGCTGACCGCCCGGGTCCGGGCGCTCGGCCGGCGTACGACGGTGGCGCTGCCGCCCGTGCTGGAGCGGGCCGGCATCAAACTCGACCCCAACCGCCGTGAGGTCTTCCGGGGCGAGCAGGAGATCCAGCTCGCGCCGAAGGAGTTCGCCGTGCTGGAGGTCCTGATGCGCAGCGAGGGCGCGGTGGTCTCCGCCGAGCAGTTGCTGGAGAAGGCGTGGGACGAGAACACCGACCCCTTCACCAACGTCGTGCGGGTGACCGTCATGACCCTGCGCCGCAAGCTGGGTGAGCCGCCGGTCATCGTCACCGTACCCGGCTCCGGATACCGGATCTGA
- a CDS encoding DUF3710 domain-containing protein, translating into MFGRRKKSGSAEDTVDEARETEQVADELDDADGAVSGRRSNLPPAPRPDGPWDVSEVSRPGEGRVDLGGVFVPGVEGMELRVEVAGDAIVAATVVLRDSAIQLQAFAAPKKEGIWGEVREEIASGITKQGGIIDEVEGPLGWELRAQVPVQLPDGKNGVQLVRFVGVDGPRWFLRGVISGQGAVQPQAAGLLEQIFRDTVVVRGEAPMAPRDPIVLKLPNDAQMVPEGVQQEEQEGSKFSGGMGQLQRGPEISEIR; encoded by the coding sequence GTGTTCGGACGTCGCAAGAAGAGTGGTTCCGCCGAGGACACGGTGGACGAAGCGCGCGAGACCGAGCAGGTCGCCGACGAGCTCGATGACGCCGACGGCGCGGTGAGCGGGCGCCGGTCGAACCTCCCGCCGGCTCCGAGGCCGGACGGACCCTGGGACGTCTCCGAGGTCTCCAGGCCCGGCGAGGGCCGGGTCGACCTGGGCGGCGTCTTCGTGCCCGGTGTCGAGGGCATGGAGCTGCGGGTGGAGGTGGCCGGGGACGCGATCGTCGCCGCCACCGTGGTGCTGCGCGACAGCGCGATCCAACTGCAGGCCTTCGCCGCCCCCAAGAAGGAGGGCATCTGGGGCGAGGTCCGGGAGGAGATCGCCTCGGGCATCACCAAGCAGGGCGGGATCATCGACGAGGTCGAGGGCCCGCTCGGCTGGGAGCTGCGTGCCCAGGTACCCGTACAGCTTCCCGACGGGAAGAACGGCGTGCAGCTGGTGCGCTTCGTCGGCGTCGACGGACCCCGGTGGTTCCTGCGCGGCGTGATCTCGGGCCAGGGCGCCGTGCAGCCGCAGGCCGCCGGCCTCCTGGAGCAGATCTTCCGGGACACCGTGGTCGTCCGTGGAGAGGCCCCGATGGCCCCCCGCGACCCGATCGTCCTCAAGCTCCCCAACGATGCCCAGATGGTGCCCGAGGGTGTCCAGCAGGAGGAGCAGGAGGGTTCCAAGTTCTCCGGCGGCATGGGCCAGCTGCAGCGCGGGCCGGAGATCAGCGAGATCCGCTGA
- a CDS encoding DUF4193 domain-containing protein → MATDYDTPRKTDEDVDQDSLEELKARRSDKNASAVDVDEFDAAEGLELPGADLSNEELAVRVLPKQADEFTCMSCFLVHHRSQLAREKNGQPICRDCD, encoded by the coding sequence ATGGCAACGGATTACGACACCCCACGCAAGACCGACGAAGACGTCGATCAGGACAGCCTGGAGGAGCTGAAGGCCCGGCGGAGCGACAAGAACGCGTCCGCCGTGGACGTCGACGAGTTCGACGCCGCGGAGGGCCTTGAACTGCCCGGCGCGGACCTGTCCAACGAAGAGCTCGCCGTTCGCGTCCTGCCCAAGCAGGCCGACGAGTTCACCTGCATGAGTTGTTTCCTCGTGCACCACCGCAGCCAGCTGGCTCGTGAGAAGAACGGCCAGCCGATCTGCCGCGACTGCGACTGA
- the dut gene encoding dUTP diphosphatase, whose product MTRPPVDILLRRLDPDVPVPGYGHPGDAGADLVTTEAAELAPGERAVLPTGVSIALPDGYAAFVHPRSGLAARCGVALVNAPGTVDAGYRGEIKVIVVNLDPRETVRFERFDRIAQLIVQQVEKVRFHEVAELPGSARAEGGFGSTGGHAAVDGVGGGITPGGNNYTSVVSDREGQ is encoded by the coding sequence GTGACCCGCCCGCCCGTCGACATCCTCCTCCGGCGCCTCGACCCCGACGTTCCGGTTCCCGGTTACGGTCACCCCGGCGACGCCGGCGCCGACCTGGTGACCACCGAGGCCGCGGAGCTCGCCCCGGGGGAGCGGGCGGTGCTGCCCACCGGCGTGTCGATCGCGCTGCCGGACGGCTACGCGGCCTTCGTGCACCCGCGCTCAGGCCTCGCGGCCCGCTGCGGAGTAGCCCTCGTGAATGCCCCGGGGACGGTGGATGCCGGGTACCGTGGAGAGATCAAGGTGATCGTCGTGAACCTCGATCCGCGCGAGACCGTGCGGTTCGAGCGTTTCGACCGGATCGCCCAGTTGATCGTCCAGCAGGTCGAGAAGGTGCGCTTCCACGAGGTCGCGGAACTTCCCGGCTCGGCACGGGCCGAGGGGGGATTCGGGTCCACCGGCGGTCATGCCGCGGTGGACGGCGTCGGGGGCGGTATCACCCCGGGTGGGAACAACTACACGTCGGTCGTATCCGACCGGGAAGGACAGTGA
- a CDS encoding inositol monophosphatase family protein, protein MTDPLLAELLGLARAAATRAGALLRDGRPADLGVAATKSSPIDVVTEMDIAAEKLITGYLSEHRPEDGFLGEEGASREGTSGVRWVIDPLDGTVNYLYSLPTWAVSIAAELDGERVVGVVEAPMRGETFHAVRGGGAYLNGTALRYRPAPPLDQALVSTGFNYVATVRTHQADVARQLIPRLRDIRRGGSAAIDLCDVAAGRLDGYYERGLHPWDLAAGDLIAREAGALTGGRPGRPADGDLTVAASPGVFGPLQEILEELGAWHD, encoded by the coding sequence GTGACCGACCCCCTGCTCGCCGAACTCCTCGGGCTCGCCCGAGCCGCCGCCACCAGGGCCGGGGCGCTGCTGCGCGACGGCCGGCCCGCCGACCTGGGGGTGGCCGCCACCAAGTCGAGCCCCATCGACGTCGTCACCGAGATGGACATCGCCGCCGAGAAGCTGATCACCGGTTACCTCTCCGAGCACCGCCCCGAGGACGGCTTCCTCGGCGAGGAGGGAGCGAGCCGCGAGGGCACCAGCGGGGTGCGCTGGGTCATCGACCCGCTGGACGGCACCGTGAACTACCTCTACTCCCTGCCGACCTGGGCGGTCTCGATCGCCGCCGAACTCGACGGGGAGCGGGTGGTGGGCGTCGTGGAGGCGCCGATGCGCGGTGAGACCTTCCACGCGGTGCGCGGCGGCGGCGCCTACCTGAACGGCACCGCCCTGCGGTACCGCCCGGCGCCGCCGCTGGACCAGGCGCTGGTGTCGACCGGCTTCAACTACGTCGCCACCGTCCGCACCCACCAGGCCGACGTGGCCCGGCAGCTCATTCCCCGGCTGCGGGACATCCGGCGCGGGGGCTCGGCCGCCATCGACCTGTGCGACGTGGCGGCCGGCCGTCTCGACGGCTACTACGAACGCGGACTCCACCCCTGGGACCTGGCGGCGGGCGACCTGATCGCCCGTGAGGCCGGCGCTCTCACCGGCGGACGTCCGGGGCGGCCCGCCGACGGGGATCTGACGGTGGCCGCCTCCCCGGGCGTCTTCGGGCCACTCCAGGAGATCCTGGAGGAGCTCGGAGCCTGGCACGACTGA
- a CDS encoding DUF3093 domain-containing protein produces MQPSAPPFDERLTAPRTWWLLALGVGVACALMLLPFGGLPLLAGLVGGTAATAVVVSSYGSVRIRVVADSLVAGDARIPLSALGGAVALDEEEARAWRTYKADARAFMLLRGYIPTAVRVDVTDPADPTPYLYLSTREPEALIAALSAAPATAAQER; encoded by the coding sequence ATGCAGCCTTCCGCACCGCCCTTCGACGAACGCCTCACCGCGCCCCGCACCTGGTGGCTCCTCGCCCTCGGGGTGGGCGTCGCGTGCGCGCTGATGCTCCTGCCGTTCGGCGGCCTCCCCCTGCTCGCGGGACTGGTCGGCGGTACGGCGGCGACGGCGGTCGTGGTCAGCTCGTACGGCTCCGTCCGCATCCGGGTGGTCGCCGACTCCCTGGTCGCCGGGGACGCGCGGATTCCGCTGTCGGCGCTCGGCGGCGCCGTGGCACTGGACGAGGAGGAGGCGCGGGCCTGGCGGACGTACAAGGCGGACGCGCGGGCCTTCATGCTGCTCCGCGGCTACATCCCGACGGCGGTGCGGGTGGACGTCACCGACCCCGCTGACCCGACGCCCTATCTGTACCTCTCTACCCGTGAGCCCGAGGCCCTGATCGCGGCGCTCTCCGCGGCGCCGGCGACCGCGGCGCAGGAGCGGTAG